The DNA sequence GCGTGCACGATCTCGACGTGCGGGGGCGCAGGGTGCGGCTCCAGGTCGACACCGACAAGCTGGACGCGGTGCTGCGCTCACTGAGCGAGACCGGCGTGCGGTCGCTGACCTCCACCCCGCCGACGCTGGAGGAGCTGTTCCTGCGGCACTACCAGGACGGGGCGGCCGAGGCGGGGGTGAGCGCCCGATGAGCGCCACCGCCTTCGCCGTACGGCCCGCCGGCTCCCGCCACCTCGCGGGCACGGCGATCCTGTTGCGCTTCGCGCTGCGCCGGGACCGGCTGATGATGCCGGTCTGGGTCGGGGTGAACGCCCTGATGGTGCTGTCCATGCCGAACACGCTGAAGGGGCTCTACGGCACCCCGGCCGAACGTGCCGACCTGGTCGGCCAGATGGCCACCAACTCCTCGCTGCGCGCGATGGTCGGCCCGGTCTTCGGCGACTCCCTCGGCGCGCTGACCGCCTGGCGGGTCGGCGTGTACGCGGGCGCGCTGGCCGCGGTGACGGCGCTGCTCGTCGTCGTACGGCACACCCGCGACGAGGAGGAGAGCGGGCGTCAGGAGCTGGTGGCCTCCGGGATGGTGGGCCGCCGGGCCCCGCTGACCGCGGCGCTGCTCGCGGCGGCGGTCGCGAGCGGTGTGCTGGCGCTGCTGGTGGCGGTCGGGCTGGCCGGGCAGGGCGCGGGCGGCGCGCTGGCGTTCGGGCTCGGACTGGCCGGCGTGGGCATGGTGTTCGCGACCATGGCGGCGATCGTGGCGCAGCTGACGGAGAGCGCGCGGCTCGCGCGGGGACTGACGGCGGCGGTGCTCGGGGCGGCGTTCGTGCTGCGGGCGGCCGGGGACTCCGCGACGGACGGGGGCTCGTCACCGCTGACCTGGGCGTCGCCGCTGGGCTGGCTGGAGAACCTGCGGGCGTTCGCCGGTGAGCGGTGGTGGGTGCTGGGCCTGTTCGCCGGAGCGGCGCTGCTCCAGGGGGCGGTGGCGTACGCGCTCGCCGGGCGCCGGGACCTCGGCATGAGCTTCCTGCCGAGCCGTCCCGGACCGGCCGCCGGGCGGCTCGGCGGCGCGGGGGCGCTGGCCTGGCGGCTGCAGCGGGGCGGCGTGCTCGGCTGGAGCGTCGGCTTCCTGCTGGCGGGGCTGGTGTACGGCTCGCTGGCGGACGGGGCGGCCGAACTCGTCGGCGACAACGAGAGCGCCCGGGAGATCTTCCGGCGGATGGGCGGGCGGTCCGGGCTGACGGACGCCTTCCTCGCCACCATGGCCGGGATGCTGGGACTGGTCGCGGCCCTGTTCGTCGTGGCGTCGGTGCTGCGGCTGCACGGCGAGGAGACCTCCGGGCGGGCCGAACCGGTCCTCGCGGGCGCGGTGGGACGGCTGCGCTGGGCGGCCGGGCACCTGATGGTGGCGTTCGGCGGGTCGGTCCTGCTGATGCTGCTCGCCGGGGCGGGGCTCGCGCTCGGTCACGGTGAGCGGGCGGGCCCGGTCCTGGGGGCGTGTCTGGTGCAGCTCCCGGCGGTGTGGGTGATCGGCGGGGTGGCGGTGCTGCTGCACGGGCTGGTGCCCGGGGCGGCGATGGGCGCGTGGGGCGTGGCCGGTGCGGCGCTGCTGATCGGCTGGGTCGGCCCGGCGCTGGACGTGCCGGGGGCGGTGCTGGACCTGTCGCCCTTCGGTCATCTGCCGAAGCTGCCGGGCGGGAGCATGGAGTGGCCCCCGGTGCTCATCCTCACGGCTCTCGCCGCGGCTCTGGTGACGGCGGGGCTGGCCGGGCTGCGGCGGCGGGACATGACGACGTGACGGGGATCCTCGGCCCAGGACCGCTTGAGCTCCCGGGCGGGTCGGCGGCCCGACCGTCCGGACGCGTGGTCACCCCACCTCCACGGCCAGCCCCTCCAGCCCCCGGATCACGAAGTTCGGCTTCCGCCGCGGTTCCGCCGCCAGGCGCAGGGTCGGGGCCTTCTCCAGGAGGGCCGTCATCGAGGCGGCCAGTTCGATGCGGGCCAGCGGTGCGCCGATGCAGTAGTGGATGCCGGCGCTGAAGGAGATGTGCGGGTTGTCGGCGCGGGCCAGGTCCAGGCGGGACGGGTCGGTGAAGACCGCCGGGTCGTGGTTGGCGGAGCCGAAGAGCAGCGCGATCTCCGCGCCCCGCGGGATCACCTGCCCGTCGATCTCGATGTCGTCCAGCACCCAGCGCTCGAAGAGCTGGAGCGGGGTGTCGTAGCGCATCAGCTCCTCGATCGCCGTGGGGACCAGGGAGTGGTCGGCGCGCAGGGCCGCCAGCTGGTCGGGGTGGCGGAACAGCGCCCACCAGCCGTTGACCGTGGAGTTCACGGTGGCCTCGTGGCCCGCGTTCAGCAGCAGCACGCAGGTGGAGATCATCTCCTGCTCGGTGAGCCGGTCGTCCTCGTCGTGGGCGGCGATCAGGCCCGAGATCAGGTCGTCGCCGGGTGCCTTGCGGCGCTGGGCGATCAGGTCGCGCAGGTAGTCGGAGAACTCGACCGACGCCCGGACCGCCCGCGCCGCCGCGTCCTCGGACGGGTTCAGCTCGTACATCCCGCAGATCTCCGCCGACCAGGGGCGCAGCGGGGCACGGTCGGCCTCCGGGATGCCCAGCATCTCGGCGATCACCGCGACCGGGAGGGGTTCGGCGACGTCCTTGAGGAGGTCGCCGCCGCCCGCCTCGACCAGCGCCCCGACCAGCTCGTCCGCGAGGGTGCGGACGTACGGCTTGAGGCGCTCCACGGTGCGCGGGGTGAACGCCTTCGACACCAGGCGCCGGATGCGGGTGTGGTCCGGCGGTTCGAGGTCGAGCATGCCGTGGTCGTTGAGGGTGTGGAACGGCTCGTGCTCCGGCGGGGGCGGCGTGCGGCCGAACTCCTCGTGGGTGAAGCGGTGCAGGTACGTCCGGCCCAGGCGCCGGTCGCGCAGCAGCGCCGAGACGTCCGCGTGGTGCGCGACCAGCCACTGGTCCGTCGGCTCGAAGTACCGCACCCGGCCCCGCTCCCGCAGTCCGGCGTAGGCGGGGTAGGGGTCGGCGACGAACGCCGGGTCCCACGGGTCGAACGCGAGGTCGTCAGGAGCAGCCATGGACGGACGGTAGCCCGGCACCCGGCCCGCTGACCAGGGTCAACCCGGGGTGACCAGCCGTGCCTCGTAGGCGAACACCGCCGCCTGGGTGCGGTCCCTGAGGCCCAGCTTCACCAGGATGCGGCTGACGTGCGTCTTGATCGTCGACTCGGCGACCACCAGCCGCCCGGCGATCTCGGAGTTCGACAGGCCCTGCGCGATCAGCACCAGCACCTCCGTCTCCCGCTCGGTCAGGTCGCCGTACGCCGCCTGCGCGGACGGCATCAGCCGCGGTGCCTCGGACAGCTTGGAGAACTCGGTGATCAGGCGCCTGGTCACCGTCGGGGCGAGCAGCGCCTCCCCGGCCGCGACGACCCGCACCCCGTCGGCGAGCTGGCGGGCGGAGGCGTCCTTGAGCAGGAAGCCGGAGGCGCCCGCGCGCAGCGCCTGGTAGACGTACTCGTCGAGGTCGAAGGTGGTGAGCACGAGCACCTTCGCCGTGCCGTCGGCGGCGACGATCTCCCGGGTCGCCTCGATGCCGTTCAGCTCGGGCATGCGGATGTCCATGAGGACGACGTCGGGGGCGAGTTCGCGGACCCGCTCGATCGCCTGGCGGCCGTTGACCGCCTCGCCGACGACCTCGATGTCGGGCATCGCGTTCAGCAGGACGGAGAAGCCCTCGCGCACCATCATCTGGTCGTCGGCGATCAGGACCCGGATGGTCATGCGTCACCCTCGTTCACCGTGGCGACCGGCAGGAACACGGCCACCTCGTAGCCGCCGTCGTCGGCCGGACCGGCCGTCATCTCCCCGTTGAGCATGGTGACCCGCTCGCGCATGCCGGTGATGCCGTGACCGGCACCGGGCGAGGGCTTCACCAGGCCGGGCTCGGGCATCGGGCCGTTCACCACGCGCACCCCGAGCCCGCCGAGGACGTACCCGATCTCCACGCGGGCGCTCGCGCCGGGCGCGTGCCGCAGGCTGTTGCTCAGCGCCTCCTGCACGATCCGGTACGCCGACAGTTCCACGCCCTGCGGCAGCTCCCGCACCGCGCCGGTCACCACCTTCTCCACGTCCAGACCGGCGTCGCGCACGTTGACCAGCAGGGAGTCGAGGTCGGCGAGGGTGGGCTGCGGGGCGTCCGGGGCCTCGTAGTCCTCGGCGCGGACCACGCCGAGGATGCGGCGCAGCTCGGTGAGGGCGGCCACCGCGTTCTCCCGGATGGTGGCGAAGGCGCGCTCCAGCTCCGGCGGCGGGTTCTCCACCCGGTAGGGGGCGGCCTCGGCCTGGATGGCGACCACCGACATGTGGTGGGCCACCACGTCGTGCAGTTCGCGGGCGATGGTGGTGCGCTCCTCCAGCGCGGTGCGCCGCGAGCGTTCGTGCGCGGTGACCGTCTGCTGGGCGGTCACCTCCTGCTGCGCGGTGCGGCGGACGTGCCAGAGGGAAACCAGGAGCAGGGCGAACGCGGACGTCACCATCATGGGCCCGCTGTTGGTGTAGTAGTACGCGCCGCTGAAGACGATGTCCGAGAGGAAGGCGTAGGCGGCGGTCAGCACCCACATCCAGGCCGCGGTGCGGGGCCGGGTGCGCAGCGCCACCACGACCAGCACCGCCAGGTGGCAGACGAACGCGCCGGGCACCCACGGCCAGTCGGCCCCGCTCTGGTTGAGGACGGCGACCACCGGGGTCGCCGCCAGCGACAGCCAGAACGCGCCGACCGGCCGGAACAGGGTGGCGAGCACCGGGAGCGCGCACAGCACGCCGGTCAGGAGGGCCGCCACGTCCCCGCCGGGCAGGCTGCCGCCCACCGCGCCGGCCAGGAAGGCGATCAGCGCGACGGCCCCCACCACCGCGTGCGGGAGCCGCCGCGCGGACGACCGCAGCCCGCCGGGCAGCCGGCGGACGAACGGGCCGTCGGTGTGCCGGCGCGGCAGCGGGCGGAAGGCGAAGGCGTCGTGGAAGAGGTCCTGGCGCAGTCCGCTCAGGGCGTCCTGGGCGAGCCGGTACTCCGGGCTGCGCGTCCTGGCGCCGGCCGCGGACGTCGCGGCCCGGGAGCGTGTGTGGGTCGTCTCGGTCACGCTCACACGGTAGGCCGACCGGGGGACGCCGGTCGTCCCCGCTGAGACGGGTATCGGGAGGTCCCCCTCAGGTACTACGCGGCCCGCCCCGGGCGCCGTTCAGTACCCGGAGGGGCGGACCAGGCCCGACTCGTACGCGAAGACCGCGGCCTGGGTGCGGTCCCGCAGGCCGAGCTTGACCAGGATGCGGCCGACGTGGGTCTTCACGGTCTGCTCGGCCACCACCAGCCGGACCGCTATCTCCGCGTTGGACAGGCCCTGCGCGATCAGCGCGAGCACCTCCGTCTCCCGCTCGGTGAGGTCCCCGACGCGTTGCTTGAGCGGGGTGCGGGGGCGGTCGTCCAGCCGGGAGAACTCGGCGATCAGCCGGCGGGTGATGCCGGGCGCGAGCAGGGCGTCCCCGGCCGCCACCACCCGGACCGCCTCGGCGAGCTGATCGGCGGAGGCGTCCTTCAGCAGGAAGCCGGAGGCACCGGCGCGCAGCGCCTCGTAGACGTACTCGTCGAGGTCGAAGGTGGTGAGGACGAGCACCTTGATGTGCGGGGTGGCGGTGGTGATGCGGGCGGTGGCCTCGATGCCGCCGAGTTCGGGCATGCGGATGTCCATCAGGACGACGTCCGGGGCGAGTCCGGCGACCTGCGCGACCGCGTCGAGTCCGTCCACCGCCTGGCCGACCACCTCGATGTCGGGCTGGGCGTTGAGCAGCACGGTGAAGCCCTGACGGACCATCTGCTGGTCGTCGGCGATCAGTACGCGGATCATGCGGGTCCGTCCTGGGGAAGGGGGTGGGTGGCGGGCGGGGCGGCGACCGGGAGGTAGGCGTCGACCTGGTAGCCGCGGCCCGGGAGGGGGCCGGCCGTCAGGCTGCCGCCGAGCATCGCGGCCCGTTCCCGCATGCCGAGCAGCCCGTGACCGGCGCCGGGTGACGGGGCCGCCCGACGGGTCGCGCCGGTGTCGGTGACCTCCACCCGCAGCCCGCGCGGATCGTAGGCGAGGGCGACCCGGGCGCTCGCGCCGGGTGCGTGCCGCAGGACGTTGCTCAGCGCCTCCTGCACGATCCGGTACGCCGACAGTTCCACCCCGGGCGGCAGCGGGCGCCGTCTCCCGCTGATCCGGGTGGTGACGGTCAGTCCGGCGGCGCGGGTGTTCTCCACCAGCGCCTCCAGCCGGTCGAGGGTGGGCTGCGGGGCGTCCGAGCGCTCGCCGGGGGCGGGGTGTTCGGAGCGCAGCACGTCCAGCACGCGGCGCAGCTCGGTCAGCGCCTCGACGGCGTTCTGCCGTATGCCGGCGAGGTTCTCCTTGAGTTCGTCCGTCGGGTCCCGCACGAGGTGCGGGGCGACCTGGGCCTGGATGGAGATCACCGACATGTGGTGGGCCACCACGTCGTGCAGTTCCCGCGCGATCCGGCTGCGCTCCTCCAGGAGGGTGCGCCGGGCGCGTTCCTCGGCGGTGAGCGTGGTCTGCCGGCCGAGTTCGACACGGGCCTCGCGGCGTCCGCGCAGGGCGGTGCCGAGGACGACGACGACGGCGAACAGGGTGACGGCGAGGTGGCCGGTGGGCTGGTAGTTCCGCCCTCCCACCAGCCCCTGGACGACATAGGTGAGCAGCGAGGTCAGCGCCACCGCCTCGGCCGAGACGCGGCTGCGGACCCGCAGGGCGAGCAGCAGCAGCACGAACAGGTGGGCGATCAGCCCGGCCGAGGTCCAGGGCCAGGTGAACTTGTACTCGCCGGGGGCCATCCGGGCGCGCACCGCCATCGCCCCGAACACCGTGACCAGGAGCGACAGCCACCATGCCGGCACCGGCCGGCGCAGCGCGAGCACCATCGCGCCGCTCTGCCCGAGCGCGATCAGCAGGGCGGCCCCGAGGCCCAGTCCGCCGTGTTCGTACAACTGGGCCAGGTCGCCGACGAAGACACCGAACGCGGCCAGGCACACGAACCCGTGCGGCACCCAGCGCAGCCACACCGACGGGGGCAGCGGGTCCGCCCGCCAGGTCCACAGGTCGTCCCGCAGCACGCCCAGCCACCGCCGGACGAGCGCCACCCCCTCGTTCGCCACGCGGTTCAGCCTAGACATGGCGTACGTCCTTCGTCGCCGGCCGGTGCGCACGGACCACCCGGGACCGGCCCCGCCGCCCGCCCCCGCCCCGCTCCCACGACCGGAAGGCCGCCCGGCAGACCGCGAGGGCGAGGAGGAACACCGGCAGCCACGCCAGCCGGGCGGCGACCCAGCCGAGGCCGTCGGGCACCGTGTGCAGGCCGGGCAGACGGCCGGCCAGGAGGCCGGTGGCGGTGGTCGCCATCAGGGCGGTCTGGTGCCAGAGGAAGACGGTCATCACGGAGAGGTTGACCAGCGCCACCGCCGCCCACGCGACCGGACGGCGCATCGCACGGCGCAGCCGTTCCCGCAGCAGCAGCGCGAGCCCGCACTGGGCGACGCCGAAGGTGACGGCGGCCAGCGTCGGCGGGTCGAGGTTGGAGACGGCGGCGCCCGGGACGCCGACCATCGACGCCGGATAGCCGGCCCAGGCGACCAGCGCGGCCGTGACGGCCGTACCGGAGAGCAGCAGGATCCAGCCGGACCTGCGGCGTTCCAGCTCGCCGCGCGTCCAGGCGGCGCCGAGGGCGTACGGCACCAGCCAGCCGGCCGCCAGGTTGAGCCAGCCGAGCCAGGCGGGGGCTCCGAAGCCGAAGCGGAGCAGGTCGACGTGGAGGACGACGGCGAGCGGCCACAGCGGGTGGAGCCGGGCCAGCAGCGGGGTCGCGGCGGTGAGCGCGGCGAAGACCAGCAGGAACCACAGCGGCGACAGGGCGAGCTTCACCAGGGTGCGGACGGTCGCGTACTCGGCGCCGGAGAGCAGCAGGACGGCGGTGACGGCCGTCCACAGGACGAGGACGGCGGCGACCGGGGTGAACAGCCGGGTCAGCCGGCCGCGCAGCCAGCGGTGGTACGGGATGCCGCGGGCACGGGACGAGGCGTACCCGCGCGTCGCCACATGCCCGCCGACCAGGAAGAACACGGCGAGGGTCTGGAAGGCCCAGGAGACGGGGGCCAGCCACGGCAGGTGCTGGAGGGGGCTGGCGGTGCGCAGGGTGCGTCCGTCGGCGACCAGGGCGGTCACCAGCCAGTGGCCGAGGACGACACCGAGGACGGCGCCGGCGCGCAGGGCGTCCACGGCCCGGTCGCGATGGCCGGGGGTGGCCGCGTCGACGCGCGCGGCGGTGTCGCGTACGACGGCCGGCAGGCGGCTCATGAGGTCACCGCCCGCGTCTCGCCGAGGACGATCCGGGTCAGGTTGGCCAGGGAGGCGGAGCCGGGGGTGAAGTAGTCGCTGTGGCCGCCGTCACCGGCCGCGAAGACACGGGCGCCGAACGCCGGGGAGACGGGGTCGGTGCCGAAACCGACGGTGGTGCCGAAGAGGCCGGCGCTGAGGTGCGGCACGTGCTCCACCCAGTCGTCCTCGCCCCGGGCGGCCCAGACGCGGGCCCGGGTGCGCAGTGCGGCGGCGGTGTCGGCGCCGGTGCCGGGGCTGCCGACGAGGGCGAGGTCGTCGACGTCCGGACCGGCGGCGGCCCGGGCGCAGACGACGGATCCGTAGGAGTGGCACAGGAGCGAGACGCGGGGGCCCCGGCCGACGACGGCCCGCAACTCCCGTATGAAGGCACGAAGTTCGGGGGCGGCTTCCTCCGCCCGGTCCGTGGTGGCGACGGCGGTG is a window from the Streptomyces capillispiralis genome containing:
- a CDS encoding ABC transporter permease, coding for MSATAFAVRPAGSRHLAGTAILLRFALRRDRLMMPVWVGVNALMVLSMPNTLKGLYGTPAERADLVGQMATNSSLRAMVGPVFGDSLGALTAWRVGVYAGALAAVTALLVVVRHTRDEEESGRQELVASGMVGRRAPLTAALLAAAVASGVLALLVAVGLAGQGAGGALAFGLGLAGVGMVFATMAAIVAQLTESARLARGLTAAVLGAAFVLRAAGDSATDGGSSPLTWASPLGWLENLRAFAGERWWVLGLFAGAALLQGAVAYALAGRRDLGMSFLPSRPGPAAGRLGGAGALAWRLQRGGVLGWSVGFLLAGLVYGSLADGAAELVGDNESAREIFRRMGGRSGLTDAFLATMAGMLGLVAALFVVASVLRLHGEETSGRAEPVLAGAVGRLRWAAGHLMVAFGGSVLLMLLAGAGLALGHGERAGPVLGACLVQLPAVWVIGGVAVLLHGLVPGAAMGAWGVAGAALLIGWVGPALDVPGAVLDLSPFGHLPKLPGGSMEWPPVLILTALAAALVTAGLAGLRRRDMTT
- a CDS encoding cytochrome P450, whose protein sequence is MAAPDDLAFDPWDPAFVADPYPAYAGLRERGRVRYFEPTDQWLVAHHADVSALLRDRRLGRTYLHRFTHEEFGRTPPPPEHEPFHTLNDHGMLDLEPPDHTRIRRLVSKAFTPRTVERLKPYVRTLADELVGALVEAGGGDLLKDVAEPLPVAVIAEMLGIPEADRAPLRPWSAEICGMYELNPSEDAAARAVRASVEFSDYLRDLIAQRRKAPGDDLISGLIAAHDEDDRLTEQEMISTCVLLLNAGHEATVNSTVNGWWALFRHPDQLAALRADHSLVPTAIEELMRYDTPLQLFERWVLDDIEIDGQVIPRGAEIALLFGSANHDPAVFTDPSRLDLARADNPHISFSAGIHYCIGAPLARIELAASMTALLEKAPTLRLAAEPRRKPNFVIRGLEGLAVEVG
- a CDS encoding response regulator — its product is MTIRVLIADDQMMVREGFSVLLNAMPDIEVVGEAVNGRQAIERVRELAPDVVLMDIRMPELNGIEATREIVAADGTAKVLVLTTFDLDEYVYQALRAGASGFLLKDASARQLADGVRVVAAGEALLAPTVTRRLITEFSKLSEAPRLMPSAQAAYGDLTERETEVLVLIAQGLSNSEIAGRLVVAESTIKTHVSRILVKLGLRDRTQAAVFAYEARLVTPG
- a CDS encoding sensor histidine kinase; protein product: MTETTHTRSRAATSAAGARTRSPEYRLAQDALSGLRQDLFHDAFAFRPLPRRHTDGPFVRRLPGGLRSSARRLPHAVVGAVALIAFLAGAVGGSLPGGDVAALLTGVLCALPVLATLFRPVGAFWLSLAATPVVAVLNQSGADWPWVPGAFVCHLAVLVVVALRTRPRTAAWMWVLTAAYAFLSDIVFSGAYYYTNSGPMMVTSAFALLLVSLWHVRRTAQQEVTAQQTVTAHERSRRTALEERTTIARELHDVVAHHMSVVAIQAEAAPYRVENPPPELERAFATIRENAVAALTELRRILGVVRAEDYEAPDAPQPTLADLDSLLVNVRDAGLDVEKVVTGAVRELPQGVELSAYRIVQEALSNSLRHAPGASARVEIGYVLGGLGVRVVNGPMPEPGLVKPSPGAGHGITGMRERVTMLNGEMTAGPADDGGYEVAVFLPVATVNEGDA
- a CDS encoding response regulator codes for the protein MIRVLIADDQQMVRQGFTVLLNAQPDIEVVGQAVDGLDAVAQVAGLAPDVVLMDIRMPELGGIEATARITTATPHIKVLVLTTFDLDEYVYEALRAGASGFLLKDASADQLAEAVRVVAAGDALLAPGITRRLIAEFSRLDDRPRTPLKQRVGDLTERETEVLALIAQGLSNAEIAVRLVVAEQTVKTHVGRILVKLGLRDRTQAAVFAYESGLVRPSGY
- a CDS encoding sensor histidine kinase; its protein translation is MSRLNRVANEGVALVRRWLGVLRDDLWTWRADPLPPSVWLRWVPHGFVCLAAFGVFVGDLAQLYEHGGLGLGAALLIALGQSGAMVLALRRPVPAWWLSLLVTVFGAMAVRARMAPGEYKFTWPWTSAGLIAHLFVLLLLALRVRSRVSAEAVALTSLLTYVVQGLVGGRNYQPTGHLAVTLFAVVVVLGTALRGRREARVELGRQTTLTAEERARRTLLEERSRIARELHDVVAHHMSVISIQAQVAPHLVRDPTDELKENLAGIRQNAVEALTELRRVLDVLRSEHPAPGERSDAPQPTLDRLEALVENTRAAGLTVTTRISGRRRPLPPGVELSAYRIVQEALSNVLRHAPGASARVALAYDPRGLRVEVTDTGATRRAAPSPGAGHGLLGMRERAAMLGGSLTAGPLPGRGYQVDAYLPVAAPPATHPLPQDGPA
- a CDS encoding acyltransferase family protein, producing the protein MSRLPAVVRDTAARVDAATPGHRDRAVDALRAGAVLGVVLGHWLVTALVADGRTLRTASPLQHLPWLAPVSWAFQTLAVFFLVGGHVATRGYASSRARGIPYHRWLRGRLTRLFTPVAAVLVLWTAVTAVLLLSGAEYATVRTLVKLALSPLWFLLVFAALTAATPLLARLHPLWPLAVVLHVDLLRFGFGAPAWLGWLNLAAGWLVPYALGAAWTRGELERRRSGWILLLSGTAVTAALVAWAGYPASMVGVPGAAVSNLDPPTLAAVTFGVAQCGLALLLRERLRRAMRRPVAWAAVALVNLSVMTVFLWHQTALMATTATGLLAGRLPGLHTVPDGLGWVAARLAWLPVFLLALAVCRAAFRSWERGGGGRRGRSRVVRAHRPATKDVRHV